The following coding sequences are from one Streptomyces dengpaensis window:
- a CDS encoding DUF721 domain-containing protein: MTENTPKKNAPESASGDTPKKKTPKTPEPSGVDLARVALRAAKEQARARGDAAQQKKQARRGGLRSGARADGRDPMALGAAINRLLTERGWETPAAVGGVMGRWPQIVGDDLAKHCVPLRYDDEPAERVLTVQCDSTAWATQLRLLAPQLVARLNQDLGHGTVRLIKVQGPGGPARRFGPLRAPGSTGPGDTYG; encoded by the coding sequence ATGACAGAGAACACACCGAAAAAAAACGCTCCCGAAAGCGCATCTGGCGACACACCCAAGAAAAAGACCCCCAAGACCCCCGAGCCCTCCGGCGTCGACCTCGCGCGCGTGGCGCTGCGCGCAGCCAAGGAGCAGGCACGCGCGCGTGGGGACGCGGCGCAGCAAAAGAAGCAGGCGCGGCGCGGCGGCCTGCGCTCCGGCGCGCGCGCCGACGGGCGCGACCCCATGGCGCTCGGCGCCGCCATCAACCGGCTGCTCACCGAGCGCGGCTGGGAGACACCGGCCGCCGTGGGCGGCGTGATGGGCCGCTGGCCGCAGATCGTCGGCGACGACCTGGCCAAACACTGTGTTCCGCTGCGGTATGACGACGAGCCGGCCGAGCGGGTGCTGACCGTGCAGTGCGACTCGACCGCCTGGGCCACCCAGCTGCGTCTGCTCGCCCCGCAGCTGGTCGCGCGGCTGAACCAGGACCTCGGGCACGGCACGGTGCGGCTGATCAAGGTGCAGGGCCCCGGGGGCCCCGCGCGCCGCTTCGGGCCCCTGCGCGCCCCCGGGAGCACGGGGCCCGGCGACACCTACGGGTGA
- the gnd gene encoding phosphogluconate dehydrogenase (NAD(+)-dependent, decarboxylating): MELGLVGLGKMGGNMRERIRRAGHTVIGYDRNPDLADVHSLEELVSKLKGPRVVWVMVPAGAATQSTIDELAALLEPGDVVVDGGNSRWTDDEKHAVELGIKGIGFVDCGVSGGVWGLENGYALMYGGDKENVAKVQPIFDALKPEGDFGSVHAGKVGAGHFAKMVHNGIEYAMMQAYAEGWELLEKVDSVTDVREVFRSWQEGTVIRSWLLDLAVNALDDDEHLDKLRGYAEDSGEGRWTVEAAIDNAVPLPAITASLFARFASRQDDSPQMKMIAALRNQFGGHAVEKA, encoded by the coding sequence ATGGAGCTCGGTCTCGTCGGCCTCGGCAAGATGGGCGGCAACATGCGCGAGCGGATCCGCCGCGCAGGCCACACCGTCATCGGATACGACCGCAACCCGGACCTCGCCGATGTCCACAGCCTGGAAGAGCTTGTGAGCAAGCTCAAGGGCCCGCGCGTGGTGTGGGTCATGGTCCCGGCCGGTGCCGCGACCCAGTCGACCATCGACGAGCTGGCCGCCCTGCTGGAGCCGGGCGACGTCGTCGTGGACGGTGGAAACTCCCGCTGGACGGACGACGAGAAGCACGCCGTCGAGCTGGGCATCAAGGGCATCGGCTTCGTCGACTGCGGTGTCTCCGGTGGCGTCTGGGGCCTGGAGAACGGCTATGCGCTGATGTACGGCGGCGACAAGGAGAACGTCGCCAAGGTGCAGCCGATCTTCGACGCGCTCAAGCCCGAGGGCGACTTCGGGTCGGTGCACGCGGGCAAGGTCGGCGCGGGCCACTTCGCGAAAATGGTCCACAACGGCATCGAGTACGCCATGATGCAGGCCTATGCCGAGGGCTGGGAGCTCCTGGAGAAGGTCGACTCCGTCACCGATGTGCGCGAGGTCTTCCGCTCCTGGCAGGAGGGCACGGTCATCCGCTCCTGGCTGCTCGACCTCGCCGTCAACGCGCTGGACGATGACGAGCACCTCGACAAGCTCCGCGGCTACGCCGAGGACTCGGGCGAGGGCCGCTGGACGGTGGAAGCCGCCATCGACAACGCGGTGCCGCTCCCGGCGATCACCGCTTCGCTCTTCGCGCGCTTCGCCTCGCGGCAGGACGACTCGCCGCAGATGAAGATGATCGCGGCGCTGCGCAACCAGTTCGGCGGCCACGCCGTCGAGAAGGCCTGA
- the recF gene encoding DNA replication/repair protein RecF (All proteins in this family for which functions are known are DNA-binding proteins that assist the filamentation of RecA onto DNA for the initiation of recombination or recombinational repair.), which yields MHVTHLSLADFRSYARVEVPLDPGVTAFVGPNGQGKTNLVEAVGYLATLGSHRVSSDAPLVRMGADRAIVRANVRQGERQQLIELELNPGKANRARINRSSQVRPRDVLGIVRTVLFAPEDLALVKGDPGERRRFLDELITARSPRMAGVRSDYDRVLKQRNTLLKSAALARRHGGRTMDLSTLDVWDQHLARVGAELLAQRLDLISAIQPLTDKAYEQLAPGGGPITLEYKPSAPGEAHTREDLYEQLMAALAEVRKQEIERGVTLVGPHRDDLLLKLGQLPAKGYASHGESWSYALALRLASYDLLRAEGNEPVLVLDDVFAELDTRRRERLAELVASGEQVLVTAAVDNDVPHVLAGARYAVSEGTVERV from the coding sequence ATGCACGTCACGCATCTGTCGCTGGCCGACTTCCGCTCGTACGCCCGGGTCGAGGTCCCTCTCGACCCGGGCGTCACCGCGTTCGTGGGCCCCAACGGGCAGGGCAAGACGAATCTGGTCGAGGCCGTCGGCTATCTCGCGACCCTTGGCAGCCACCGCGTCTCCTCCGACGCGCCGCTCGTCCGCATGGGCGCCGACCGGGCGATCGTCCGGGCCAATGTCCGCCAGGGCGAGCGTCAGCAGCTCATCGAGCTGGAGCTGAACCCCGGCAAGGCCAACCGCGCCCGCATCAACAGGTCCTCGCAGGTCAGACCCCGTGACGTCCTCGGCATCGTACGAACCGTGCTGTTCGCCCCCGAGGACCTCGCCCTCGTCAAGGGCGACCCTGGTGAGCGGCGCCGTTTCCTCGACGAGCTGATCACCGCCCGTTCCCCGCGCATGGCGGGTGTCCGCTCCGACTACGACCGGGTCCTCAAGCAGCGCAACACCCTCCTGAAGTCGGCCGCGCTGGCCCGCCGGCACGGCGGCCGCACCATGGACCTGTCGACGCTCGACGTGTGGGACCAGCACCTCGCGCGCGTGGGCGCCGAGCTACTCGCCCAGCGGCTCGACCTGATCTCCGCGATCCAGCCGCTGACCGACAAGGCGTACGAGCAGCTGGCGCCCGGCGGCGGCCCGATCACCCTGGAGTACAAGCCGTCCGCCCCCGGCGAGGCACACACGCGCGAGGACCTGTACGAGCAGCTGATGGCGGCGCTCGCCGAGGTCCGCAAGCAGGAGATCGAGCGGGGCGTGACCCTTGTAGGACCCCATCGGGACGATTTGCTTCTCAAACTCGGTCAGCTGCCCGCCAAGGGATACGCCTCCCACGGCGAGTCCTGGTCCTACGCGCTGGCGCTGCGCCTGGCCTCGTACGACCTGCTCAGGGCCGAGGGCAACGAGCCGGTGCTGGTGCTGGACGACGTGTTCGCGGAGCTGGACACGCGCAGGAGGGAGCGCCTCGCGGAACTCGTCGCGTCCGGCGAGCAGGTGCTGGTGACCGCCGCGGTCGACAACGACGTACCGCACGTACTGGCGGGGGCGCGGTACGCCGTGTCCGAGGGCACGGTGGAACGCGTATGA